The sequence ACGGGAGCTCCTACAAGTACCCGATGAGCGAGGACATCCGCGGGCTCGAAGACCGGCTGACCATGCTCAAGGACTTCGCTCAGGTCGTCTCCGAGTTCACTACGGAGGTATCTGGCAAGGTGGCAGAGGATGCTGCCGCACAGTTGTTGGCATGGTCAGGGGTCCGAGACGGCATCGCGGAATCGGCAAGGGGGCTGAGCACTCTCACTGGGTATGACGGCCTCGGTGATGACGGCGCTTCCCGGAACTGGCCAAGGACACGCTCTACGGTCACATCAAGCCGGTCAAGAAGCGCACCCAGTTCTTGGAGTTCTGCCGCCACCTGCGAACCCTCTGCCCGCCCGAGGTCCGTATCGCGCTCGTCTGTGACAACTTCTCCGCGCACCTGACCACGAAGAGGTGCCAGCGGGTTGGCCCCTGGGCCGCGGCGAACAACGCCGAGATCGCCTACACCCCTACAAACAGCTCCTGGCTCAACCGCATAGAAGCCCAGTTCACCGCCCTGCGGTACATCACCCTCGATGGCACCGACCACGTCAGCCACAAGGAGCAGGGCAGCATGATCCGCCGCTACATCATCTGGTGAAATCGCCACGCCGACGACCGGCGCCTACGCTCAGTCGTCGAGAGGGCCAACGTCGCCTGATGGCACGGCAGTAGCTACACCTTGGACGGGATCTGGACAGCCGCCTTTACGGCACGTTCCACCCGAGCACGACTGGCAGCTTGTGCTCGTAACCCAGCGTGTTGATCGTCCCCGGATGCGGGTGCCCGAACTGCCGCGCGGCCGACGCGTCGAGCCCGAGCCAGCGCGCGGTGAGTATGCGTGACAGGTGGCCGTGC is a genomic window of Streptomyces sp. NBC_00708 containing:
- a CDS encoding transposase produces the protein MEFCRHLRTLCPPEVRIALVCDNFSAHLTTKRCQRVGPWAAANNAEIAYTPTNSSWLNRIEAQFTALRYITLDGTDHVSHKEQGSMIRRYIIW